A window of Desulfobulbus oralis genomic DNA:
AAAATAAGAGCCATCTATAACGAGTCATAATGTTGTTCCGGATCATCGTGGCTGCCAATGGCTTGAGCCCAATAGAGGAAAGGTCCGTCTTTTCATAGCCTGGTATCATAGCCTGGTATCGGCCAGGAAAAGCGCCTGAACCATGAATGCGCCCCTTCGACATCCTACCGGCGCCTTTTCCCAAAGCGCCGCGCCCCGCTGCCAGGGGCCATTTTCACCAGGCGGGGCACAAAGCGGGCCAGAATGTCCACCAAATCCGCCTGTCCGGCCATGACCGCATTGATGTCCTTGTACGCCTGCGGGGCCTCGTCCAGGCCGCCGGAGAGCAGTTCCACGCCGTGCTCGCGCAGGTAGCGAGCCACCTCTTCCGGCCGGATGCACCTGAATGCGGCAGTGCGGCTCATCAGGCGGCCCGCACCGTGGGAACAGGAGGAAAGCGCGGCCTCGTTGCCCCGGCCCTGGATCACAAAGCCGGGCGTGCCCATGGAGCCGGGCACCACGCCCTGCACGCCCGCACCCGCAGGTGTCGCGCCCTTGCGGTGCACAATCACCTGTTCGCCGCTGTGTTCCTCTTTCCAGGCGAAATTGTGGTGGTTTTCCACGTGGGTCAGCTCCGCTGCGCCCAGATGCGCCAAAATGTGGCGGTGAATCAGCTCGTGATTGGCCGAGGCATAGCGGCCCATCAGCTCCATTGCGGCCCAATACGCCTGCCCGGGCTCGCCCGCCAAATCCAGCCAGGCCAGATGGCGCAGGTTTTCCGGCAGGGACGGATGCAGACGCACGGCAAGCTGGCTGTAATGCGTCGCCACCGCCTCGCCCGCGCCCCGGCTGCCGGAATGGCTCAGGAGCGCCAGATAGCGTCCGGGCTCCAGGTGCACGCCGCCGATGGTGGCTGCCTCACCAAGCTGCAATTCGCCAAATTCCGCAAAATGATTGCCGCCACCGCTGGAACCAAGCTGTTTCCAGGCCTTGTCTTTCTGCACGCCCGTGGGCTCGAGCATGCCCCAATCCTCGTCCATGACCGCGTGCTGCCGCCGCGCTGCGCCGGTAAAACCCGCGCCCACGCCAAAACTGGTCTCGGTCTCCAGCGCCTCCACCAGCGCCTCGCGCCGGGTTTGCAGGCTGGCAACCGGCCAATCCAAAACGCTCAGCCGCATCCGGCAGGCAATGTCCACACCCACGGCAAAGGGGATGACCGCGCTGCGTACCGCAAGCACCCCGCCAATCGGCAGGCCGTAGCCGGCGTGGGCGTCCGGCATGAGTGCCCCGCGCACCGCAACCGGCAGGGCGCAGGCGTTTTTCATCTGCTGGATGGCCTCTGCCTCCACATGCACCTGACCCCACTGCTGCCAGGGTGCGGGGCTGTCGCGGGGCGTATAGGCCGC
This region includes:
- a CDS encoding RtcB family protein, with amino-acid sequence MLNAQDLQALGLPRDKRVLPLAMKAVHVALSHGADEGAMRAAIRRLCLDPAGMTADPVLGEVAEVLAALWPDGRGAAYTPRDSPAPWQQWGQVHVEAEAIQQMKNACALPVAVRGALMPDAHAGYGLPIGGVLAVRSAVIPFAVGVDIACRMRLSVLDWPVASLQTRREALVEALETETSFGVGAGFTGAARRQHAVMDEDWGMLEPTGVQKDKAWKQLGSSGGGNHFAEFGELQLGEAATIGGVHLEPGRYLALLSHSGSRGAGEAVATHYSQLAVRLHPSLPENLRHLAWLDLAGEPGQAYWAAMELMGRYASANHELIHRHILAHLGAAELTHVENHHNFAWKEEHSGEQVIVHRKGATPAGAGVQGVVPGSMGTPGFVIQGRGNEAALSSCSHGAGRLMSRTAAFRCIRPEEVARYLREHGVELLSGGLDEAPQAYKDINAVMAGQADLVDILARFVPRLVKMAPGSGARRFGKRRR